Proteins encoded by one window of Superficieibacter sp. HKU1:
- the bhsA gene encoding multiple stress resistance protein BhsA yields the protein MKNIKTLIAAAVLSSLSFASFAAVQVQSTPANQQKAGVISADAGTNLGSLENQLAQKADAMGAKSFRITSVSGPNTLHGTAVIYK from the coding sequence ATGAAAAACATTAAAACCCTCATCGCCGCCGCTGTACTGAGTTCACTTTCTTTTGCAAGCTTCGCTGCCGTTCAGGTGCAGTCCACCCCAGCCAATCAGCAAAAAGCGGGCGTGATTTCCGCTGATGCCGGAACAAACCTTGGCTCGCTGGAAAATCAGCTGGCGCAAAAAGCGGATGCTATGGGCGCGAAATCTTTCCGCATCACTTCTGTAAGTGGTCCTAACACCCTGCACGGCACCGCTGTGATTTATAAATAA
- the lolE gene encoding lipoprotein-releasing ABC transporter permease subunit LolE — protein sequence MASPLSLLIGLRFSRGRRRSGMVSLISIISTIGIALGVAVLIIGLSAMNGFERELNNRILAVVPHGQIEPVNQPWNGWNDKLSKIEKVPGIVAAAPYVDFTGLVESGANIRAIQVKGVDPQQESRLSALPQYVQGNAWANFKAGEQQIIIGKGVADALHVKQGDSVSIMIPNASADHKLLQPKRIRLHVTGILQLSGQLDHSFAMIPMQDAQQYLEMGSSVTGIALKVNDVFNAPALVRSAGEVTNDYVYIKSWVGTYGYMYRDIQMIRAIMYLAMILVIGVACFNIVSTLVMAVKDKSSDIAVLRTLGAKDGLIRAIFVWYGLLAGLFGSLIGVVIGVIGALQLTAIIEYIEKLIGHQFLSGDIYFIDFLPSELHWLDVLYVLVTALLLSLLASWYPARRASNIDPARVLSGQ from the coding sequence ATGGCCTCGCCTTTATCCCTTCTTATCGGGTTGCGTTTTAGCCGTGGCCGCCGCCGTAGCGGCATGGTATCGCTGATTTCGATTATTTCTACCATCGGCATTGCGCTGGGTGTCGCAGTGCTGATTATCGGCCTGAGCGCGATGAACGGTTTTGAGCGTGAGCTGAACAACCGTATTTTAGCGGTGGTGCCGCACGGCCAGATCGAGCCGGTAAATCAGCCGTGGAACGGCTGGAACGACAAGCTGAGCAAAATTGAAAAAGTGCCCGGTATTGTCGCTGCCGCGCCTTACGTCGATTTCACCGGGCTGGTCGAGAGCGGCGCGAATATCCGCGCGATTCAGGTGAAGGGCGTCGATCCGCAGCAGGAAAGCCGTCTTAGCGCGCTGCCCCAGTACGTGCAGGGCAATGCCTGGGCTAATTTTAAGGCGGGCGAACAGCAGATTATTATTGGCAAAGGCGTTGCCGACGCGCTGCATGTGAAGCAGGGCGATTCAGTCTCGATTATGATCCCCAACGCCAGCGCCGATCATAAGCTGCTCCAGCCAAAACGTATCCGCCTCCACGTCACCGGCATTCTGCAACTTAGCGGTCAGCTCGATCACAGCTTCGCAATGATCCCAATGCAGGATGCGCAGCAGTATCTGGAGATGGGCAGCAGCGTGACCGGCATTGCGCTGAAGGTCAACGACGTCTTTAACGCGCCGGCGCTGGTGCGCTCGGCGGGTGAAGTAACCAATGATTACGTCTATATCAAAAGCTGGGTAGGGACCTACGGCTATATGTATCGCGATATTCAGATGATCCGCGCCATTATGTACCTGGCGATGATTCTGGTGATCGGCGTGGCCTGTTTTAATATCGTCTCCACCCTGGTAATGGCGGTAAAAGACAAAAGCAGCGACATCGCGGTTCTGCGCACCCTCGGCGCGAAAGACGGCCTGATCCGCGCGATTTTCGTCTGGTACGGACTGCTCGCCGGGCTCTTTGGCAGCCTTATCGGGGTAGTTATCGGCGTGATTGGCGCGTTACAGCTGACAGCGATTATTGAGTACATCGAAAAGCTGATCGGCCATCAGTTCCTGTCCGGCGATATTTACTTTATTGACTTCCTGCCGTCAGAATTACACTGGCTGGACGTGCTATATGTTCTGGTGACGGCGCTGCTGTTGAGCCTGCTGGCAAGCTGGTATCCGGCGCGACGCGCGAGTAACATTGATCCTGCAAGGGTATTAAGCGGGCAATAA
- a CDS encoding TetR/AcrR family transcriptional regulator, protein MTADVQSCTKKSRGRPKVFDRDAALDKAMTLFWEHGYEATSLADLVEATGAKAPTLYAEFINKEGLFRAVLDRYISRFAARHEAALFNEEQSVEQALEAYFMAVATCFTSKETPAGCFMINTSATLAASSKEIARTLKTRHAQQEQTLCTFLLSRQQRGELPEQKDVQALAQFLNCILQGMSISAREGASLEDLQQIIRTTFCLWPKMLTL, encoded by the coding sequence ATGACAGCTGACGTTCAAAGTTGCACAAAAAAAAGCCGTGGCCGACCAAAAGTGTTCGACAGGGACGCGGCGCTGGATAAGGCCATGACACTCTTCTGGGAGCACGGGTATGAAGCGACCTCGCTTGCCGATCTGGTAGAAGCGACGGGTGCTAAAGCCCCGACGCTCTACGCAGAATTTATTAACAAAGAGGGCCTGTTTCGGGCGGTACTCGATCGCTATATCTCGCGCTTCGCTGCCCGCCATGAGGCAGCGTTGTTCAACGAGGAACAATCCGTAGAGCAGGCGCTGGAAGCCTATTTCATGGCGGTCGCTACCTGCTTTACCAGCAAAGAAACCCCGGCGGGCTGCTTTATGATTAACACCTCGGCGACGCTTGCCGCCTCGTCAAAAGAGATTGCCCGCACGCTGAAAACCCGTCATGCGCAGCAGGAGCAGACGCTTTGCACGTTTCTGCTTTCCCGACAGCAGCGCGGTGAACTTCCTGAGCAAAAAGATGTTCAGGCGCTGGCGCAGTTTCTGAACTGTATTTTACAGGGCATGTCGATTAGCGCTCGTGAAGGCGCCAGCCTTGAGGATTTGCAGCAGATCATTCGTACTACCTTCTGCCTGTGGCCAAAGATGCTTACCCTATAA
- the mfd gene encoding transcription-repair coupling factor: protein MPEQHRYSLPVKAGDQRQLGELTGAACATEIAAIVERHPGPVVLVAPDMQNALRLHDEITQFTDNLVINLADWETLPYDSFSPHQEIISSRLSVLYQLPTMQRGVLILPVNTLMQRVCPHSYLHGHALVMKKGQRLSRDALRAQLESAGYRHVDQVMEHGEYATRGALLDLYPMGSAQPYRLDFFDDEIDSLRLFDADTQRTLEEVDAINLLPAHEFPTDKAAIELFRSQWRDKFDVKRDAEHIYQQVSKGTLPAGIEYWQPLFFSEPLSPLFSYFPASTLIINTGDVEGSAIRFQADAHARYENRGVDPMRPLLPPEQLWMRTDELLGELKRWPRVQLKTKSLADKAAFTNLGYRTLPDLSVQAQQKSPLDNLRKFLESFDGPVIFSVESEGRREALSELVARIKLSPKRILRLDEAADKGRYVMIGASEHGYIDTLRNRALICESDLLGERVARRRQDSRRTINPDTLIRNLAELHTGQPVVHLEHGVGRYAGMTTLEAGGITAEYLMLTYANDAKLYVPVSSLHLISRYAGGAEENAPLHKLGSDAWTRARQKAAERVRDVAAELLDIYAQRAAKKGFAFKHNREQYQLFCDSFPFETTPDQALAINAVLSDMCQPLAMDRLVCGDVGFGKTEVAMRAAFLAIENNKQVAVLVPTTLLAQQHFDNFRDRFANWPVRIEMLSRFRSAKEQALILEQAAEGKIDILIGTHKLLQADVKWRDLGLLIVDEEHRFGVRHKERIKAMRSDVDILTLTATPIPRTLNMAMSGMRDLSIIATPPARRLAVKTFVREYDNLVVREAILREVLRGGQVYYLYNDVENIQKAAARLAELVPEARIAIGHGQMRERELERVMNDFHHQRFNVLVCTTIIETGIDIPTANTIIIERADHFGLAQLHQLRGRVGRSHHQAYAWLLTPHPKAMTTDAQKRLEAIASLEDLGAGFALATHDLEIRGAGELLGEDQSGQMETIGFSLYMDLLENAVDALKAGREPSLEDLTSQQTEVELRMPSLLPDDFIPDVNTRLSFYKRIASAKNENALEEIKVELIDRFGLLPDAARNLLDIAGLRQQAQRLGIRKLEGNDKGGQIEFAENNHVNPAWLIGLLQKEPQHFRLDGPTRLKFFQDLNERKTRMDWVRNFMRQLEENAIA from the coding sequence ATGCCTGAACAACACCGTTATTCTTTGCCTGTCAAAGCAGGCGACCAACGCCAACTGGGTGAGTTAACCGGCGCGGCCTGTGCGACAGAGATCGCTGCGATTGTCGAGCGCCATCCAGGCCCGGTGGTGCTGGTTGCGCCCGACATGCAAAATGCCCTGCGCCTGCATGACGAAATCACCCAGTTTACAGATAACCTGGTCATCAATCTCGCCGACTGGGAAACGCTGCCTTACGATAGCTTTTCGCCGCACCAGGAGATCATCTCCTCGCGTCTGTCGGTGCTCTATCAGCTTCCCACCATGCAGCGCGGCGTGTTGATCCTGCCGGTGAATACGCTGATGCAGCGCGTCTGCCCGCACAGTTATCTGCACGGTCATGCGCTGGTGATGAAAAAAGGGCAGCGGCTGTCGCGCGATGCGCTGCGCGCGCAGCTTGAATCCGCGGGCTATCGCCATGTCGATCAGGTCATGGAGCACGGTGAATATGCCACGCGTGGCGCACTGCTGGATCTCTACCCAATGGGTAGTGCTCAACCCTATCGTCTGGATTTTTTTGATGACGAAATCGACAGCCTGCGCCTTTTTGATGCCGATACCCAACGCACGCTGGAAGAAGTCGACGCTATCAACCTGTTGCCCGCGCACGAATTTCCGACGGATAAAGCGGCGATTGAACTTTTCCGCAGCCAGTGGCGCGACAAATTCGATGTGAAACGCGATGCCGAACATATTTACCAGCAGGTGAGTAAAGGGACGCTGCCTGCCGGGATCGAATACTGGCAGCCGCTGTTTTTTAGCGAGCCGCTGTCGCCGCTGTTCAGCTATTTCCCGGCCAGTACGCTGATTATCAATACGGGTGACGTTGAAGGGAGCGCCATCCGTTTTCAGGCTGATGCCCATGCCCGCTATGAGAACCGGGGCGTTGATCCGATGCGCCCCCTGCTGCCGCCAGAACAACTGTGGATGCGCACCGATGAACTGCTCGGCGAGTTAAAACGCTGGCCGCGCGTACAGTTAAAAACCAAGAGTCTGGCCGATAAAGCCGCGTTTACTAATCTGGGCTACCGTACCTTGCCGGACCTGTCAGTACAGGCGCAGCAAAAGTCGCCGCTCGACAATCTGCGTAAATTTCTGGAATCGTTTGACGGTCCGGTAATTTTTTCGGTGGAAAGTGAAGGACGCCGTGAAGCCCTCAGCGAACTGGTGGCGCGGATCAAGCTGTCGCCAAAACGCATCCTGCGGCTGGATGAAGCGGCTGACAAAGGGCGCTACGTGATGATTGGCGCCTCTGAGCATGGGTATATTGATACCCTGCGCAACCGCGCCCTGATCTGTGAAAGCGATCTGCTGGGCGAGCGGGTGGCGCGCCGTCGTCAGGATAGCCGCCGCACCATTAATCCGGACACGCTGATCCGTAACCTCGCCGAGCTGCATACCGGTCAGCCGGTGGTGCATCTGGAACACGGCGTGGGCCGCTACGCGGGCATGACCACGCTGGAAGCGGGCGGCATCACCGCGGAATACCTGATGCTGACCTACGCCAACGACGCCAAACTGTACGTTCCGGTTTCCTCCCTGCATTTGATCAGCCGCTATGCGGGCGGTGCAGAAGAGAATGCCCCGCTGCATAAACTGGGCAGCGACGCCTGGACCCGCGCGCGGCAGAAAGCCGCCGAGCGCGTACGCGACGTGGCGGCCGAACTGCTGGACATTTATGCCCAGCGCGCGGCGAAAAAAGGTTTTGCCTTTAAGCATAACCGTGAACAGTATCAGCTGTTTTGCGACAGCTTCCCTTTTGAGACCACGCCCGATCAGGCGCTGGCGATCAACGCCGTGCTGAGTGATATGTGTCAGCCGCTGGCGATGGATCGCCTGGTCTGTGGCGATGTGGGTTTTGGCAAAACGGAAGTCGCCATGCGCGCCGCTTTCCTCGCGATTGAAAATAATAAGCAGGTGGCGGTACTGGTGCCCACCACCCTGCTCGCCCAGCAGCATTTTGACAATTTCCGCGACCGTTTCGCCAACTGGCCGGTGCGCATCGAAATGCTGTCACGCTTTCGCAGCGCCAAAGAACAGGCGCTCATCCTTGAACAGGCGGCCGAAGGAAAAATCGATATTTTAATCGGCACCCACAAATTGCTGCAGGCGGATGTCAAATGGCGCGATCTGGGGCTGCTGATTGTCGATGAAGAGCACCGCTTTGGCGTGCGGCATAAAGAGCGCATTAAAGCGATGCGTTCTGACGTGGACATTCTGACCCTCACCGCCACGCCGATCCCGCGTACGCTGAATATGGCGATGAGCGGAATGCGCGATCTGTCGATTATCGCCACCCCACCCGCACGCCGTCTGGCGGTGAAAACCTTCGTGCGCGAGTACGATAATCTGGTGGTCCGCGAGGCGATCCTGCGTGAAGTATTGCGCGGCGGGCAGGTCTATTATCTCTATAACGACGTTGAAAATATCCAGAAAGCGGCCGCGCGCCTCGCCGAGCTGGTGCCGGAGGCGCGCATTGCCATCGGTCACGGCCAGATGCGCGAGCGCGAGCTGGAACGGGTGATGAACGACTTCCACCACCAGCGTTTTAACGTGCTGGTGTGTACCACCATCATTGAGACCGGGATTGATATTCCGACCGCCAATACCATCATCATTGAACGCGCCGATCATTTTGGTCTGGCACAGCTGCATCAGCTACGCGGGCGCGTCGGCCGTTCGCATCATCAGGCCTATGCGTGGCTGCTGACGCCGCACCCGAAAGCCATGACCACCGACGCCCAGAAACGGCTGGAAGCCATTGCCTCGCTGGAGGATTTAGGCGCGGGCTTTGCGCTGGCCACCCACGATCTGGAAATTCGCGGCGCGGGTGAACTGCTGGGGGAAGATCAGAGCGGACAAATGGAGACCATCGGCTTCTCGCTGTATATGGATCTGCTGGAAAACGCGGTAGACGCCCTGAAAGCGGGACGCGAGCCGTCGCTTGAGGATCTCACCAGCCAGCAAACGGAGGTCGAACTGCGAATGCCGTCGCTGCTGCCGGATGACTTTATCCCGGACGTTAACACCCGTCTCTCCTTCTATAAGCGTATTGCCAGCGCCAAAAATGAGAATGCGCTTGAAGAGATTAAAGTCGAGTTGATCGATCGCTTTGGTCTGCTGCCTGATGCGGCGCGTAATTTGCTGGATATTGCGGGCCTGCGCCAGCAGGCGCAGCGGCTGGGGATCCGCAAGCTGGAAGGCAATGATAAAGGCGGGCAGATCGAATTCGCGGAAAATAACCACGTTAACCCTGCCTGGCTGATTGGCCTGCTGCAGAAGGAGCCGCAGCATTTCCGGCTTGATGGCCCGACGCGGCTGAAGTTTTTCCAGGATCTCAACGAGCGAAAAACCCGTATGGACTGGGTGCGCAACTTTATGCGCCAGCTTGAGGAAAATGCGATAGCCTGA
- the nagK gene encoding N-acetylglucosamine kinase, whose protein sequence is MYYGFDIGGSKIALGVFDNKRHLQWEKRIATPRDSYESFLQAVTGLVAEADARFACKGTVGIGIPGMPETDGGTLYAANVPAASGKPLRADLSRLLDRDVRLDNDANCFALSEAWDDEFIQYPLVMGLILGTGVGGGLVINGKPITGRSYITGEFGHIRLPVDAFTLMGLDFPLRRCGCGQIGCIENYLSGRGFAWLYQHYYHQPLDGEEIVRLWQQGDENARQHVERYLDLLAVCLGNILTIIDPDLVVIGGGLSNFSAIAEGLAARLPRHLLPVASVPRIERARHGDAGGMRGAAFLHLTDTPQR, encoded by the coding sequence ATGTATTACGGATTTGATATTGGTGGCAGTAAGATTGCGCTGGGCGTTTTCGATAATAAGCGACATCTGCAATGGGAAAAGCGCATCGCCACCCCACGAGACAGTTATGAATCCTTTTTACAGGCGGTCACCGGGCTGGTCGCTGAAGCAGATGCCCGTTTCGCCTGTAAAGGTACGGTCGGCATTGGCATTCCCGGTATGCCGGAAACCGATGGCGGCACGCTTTATGCCGCCAACGTGCCCGCCGCCAGCGGCAAACCGCTGCGCGCCGATCTCAGTCGGTTGCTGGACCGCGATGTGCGTCTGGACAACGACGCTAACTGCTTTGCGCTTTCCGAAGCCTGGGATGACGAATTTATTCAGTATCCGCTGGTAATGGGTCTGATCCTCGGGACCGGCGTCGGCGGTGGCCTGGTCATCAACGGCAAGCCCATCACCGGGCGCAGTTACATCACCGGTGAGTTTGGTCATATTCGCCTGCCGGTCGATGCATTTACCCTGATGGGCTTAGATTTCCCGCTACGTCGCTGCGGCTGCGGCCAGATTGGCTGCATTGAAAATTATCTCTCCGGCCGTGGTTTTGCCTGGCTATATCAGCATTATTATCATCAGCCGCTTGATGGCGAGGAGATTGTACGCCTCTGGCAACAGGGCGACGAGAACGCGCGTCAGCACGTGGAGCGTTACCTTGACCTGCTGGCGGTATGCCTCGGTAATATCCTGACAATTATCGATCCTGATTTAGTGGTGATCGGCGGTGGATTGTCTAACTTTAGTGCTATAGCTGAAGGACTCGCGGCGCGTTTACCGCGCCATTTGTTACCGGTAGCCAGCGTGCCGCGTATTGAGCGCGCACGGCACGGTGATGCAGGAGGAATGCGCGGCGCGGCGTTCCTCCATCTTACTGACACACCCCAGAGGTAA
- a CDS encoding glycine zipper 2TM domain-containing protein yields MNKSMLAGIGIGVAAALGVAAVASLDVFERGPQYAQVVSATPIKETVKTPRKECRNVSVTHRRPVQDENRITGSVLGAVAGGVVGHQFGGGRGKDIATIAGALGGGYAGNQIQGSMQESDTYTTTQQRCKTVYDKSENMLGYDVTYKIGDQQGKIRMKDDPGTQIPLDNNGQLILNNKA; encoded by the coding sequence GTGAATAAATCAATGTTGGCGGGTATAGGGATTGGCGTAGCCGCTGCGCTGGGTGTGGCAGCCGTGGCCAGTCTGGACGTCTTTGAACGTGGCCCGCAGTATGCGCAGGTGGTTTCGGCAACGCCGATTAAAGAAACGGTTAAAACACCGCGTAAAGAGTGTCGTAACGTCAGTGTCACGCACCGACGTCCGGTTCAGGACGAAAACCGTATAACCGGTTCCGTGCTTGGTGCGGTCGCAGGCGGCGTTGTAGGCCACCAGTTCGGCGGCGGACGTGGTAAAGACATTGCCACCATCGCGGGCGCGCTGGGCGGCGGCTATGCCGGTAACCAGATCCAGGGCTCAATGCAGGAATCGGACACGTACACCACCACGCAGCAGCGTTGCAAAACGGTGTACGACAAATCGGAAAATATGCTTGGTTATGATGTGACCTATAAAATCGGCGATCAGCAGGGGAAAATCCGCATGAAAGACGATCCGGGAACACAAATCCCGCTCGACAATAATGGTCAGCTGATCCTGAATAACAAAGCGTAA
- the lolD gene encoding lipoprotein-releasing ABC transporter ATP-binding protein LolD — MNKILLQCDNLCKRYQEGSVQTDVLHNVSFSVGEGEMMAIVGSSGSGKSTLLHLLGGLDTPTSGDVIFSGQPMSKLSSAAKAELRNQNLGFIYQFHHLLPDFTALENVAMPLLIGKKRPAEINQRARDMLKAVGLDHRASHRPSELSGGERQRVAIARALVNNPRLVLADEPTGNLDARNADSIFQLLGELNASQGTAFLVVTHDLQLARRMSRQLEMRDGHLNTELSLMGAD, encoded by the coding sequence ATGAATAAGATCCTGTTGCAATGCGACAACCTGTGCAAACGCTATCAGGAAGGCAGTGTGCAAACCGACGTGTTGCATAATGTCAGTTTCAGCGTGGGCGAAGGGGAGATGATGGCAATTGTCGGCAGCTCCGGCTCCGGGAAAAGTACGCTGCTGCACCTGCTCGGCGGGCTGGATACGCCCACCTCCGGCGACGTGATTTTTAGCGGTCAGCCGATGAGCAAACTGTCGTCGGCGGCAAAAGCGGAACTTCGTAATCAGAACCTCGGCTTTATCTATCAGTTTCACCACCTGCTGCCTGATTTTACCGCGCTGGAAAACGTCGCGATGCCGCTACTGATCGGCAAAAAGCGTCCGGCGGAGATCAACCAGCGCGCGCGGGATATGCTGAAAGCGGTGGGACTCGATCATCGCGCCAGCCACCGTCCGTCTGAATTATCCGGCGGCGAACGTCAGCGCGTGGCGATTGCCCGTGCGCTGGTGAATAACCCGCGTCTGGTGCTGGCCGATGAGCCAACCGGGAACCTGGATGCGCGTAACGCCGACAGTATTTTCCAGCTGCTTGGCGAGCTGAACGCCTCGCAGGGCACCGCATTTTTGGTGGTGACCCACGACCTGCAACTGGCACGGCGGATGTCCCGCCAGCTGGAGATGCGGGATGGTCACCTGAATACCGAACTGAGCCTGATGGGAGCTGATTAA
- the lolC gene encoding lipoprotein-releasing ABC transporter permease subunit LolC has protein sequence MYQPVALFIGLRYMRGRAADRFGRFVSWLSTIGITLGVMALVTVLSVMNGFERELQNNILGLMPQAILSSTQGSLDPQKIPEKAVTLQGVNRVAPITTGDVVLQSARSVAVGVMLGVDPAQKDPLLPYLVNVKQTDLQPGRYNVILGEQLAGQLGLNRGDSLRIMVPSASQFTPMGRIPSQRLFTVIGTFAANSEVDGYQMLVNIQDASRLMRYPSGNITGWRLWLNEPLQVDTLSQQPLPPDTKWQDWRERKGELFQAVRMEKNMMGLLLSLIVAVAAFNIITSLGLMVMEKQGEVAILQTQGLTPRQIMAVFMVQGASAGIIGALLGAALGALLASQLNNLMPIIGAFLDGAALPVAIEPLQVIAIALVAMAIALLSTLYPSWRAAATQPAEALRYE, from the coding sequence ATGTACCAACCTGTCGCACTATTTATCGGCCTGCGCTACATGCGTGGGCGCGCAGCGGACCGCTTCGGTCGCTTTGTCTCATGGCTTTCCACTATCGGTATTACGCTTGGCGTGATGGCGCTGGTAACGGTGCTTTCCGTCATGAACGGCTTTGAACGCGAGCTGCAAAACAATATTCTGGGGCTGATGCCGCAGGCCATTCTTTCTTCCACGCAAGGGTCGCTGGACCCGCAAAAAATTCCTGAAAAGGCGGTGACGCTTCAGGGCGTAAATCGTGTTGCGCCCATCACCACCGGTGACGTGGTATTACAGAGCGCGCGCAGCGTGGCGGTGGGCGTGATGCTGGGCGTCGATCCGGCGCAAAAAGATCCGCTCTTGCCGTATTTAGTTAATGTAAAGCAGACCGATTTGCAGCCTGGACGCTACAACGTCATTCTCGGCGAGCAGCTGGCCGGGCAACTGGGACTTAATCGTGGCGATTCATTGCGTATTATGGTGCCGTCGGCCAGCCAGTTTACGCCGATGGGGCGCATTCCCAGCCAGCGCCTGTTTACGGTGATTGGCACCTTTGCCGCCAACAGCGAAGTCGACGGCTATCAGATGCTGGTCAATATTCAGGACGCGTCACGCCTGATGCGCTACCCGTCGGGGAATATTACCGGCTGGCGTCTGTGGCTTAACGAACCTTTACAGGTGGATACCCTCAGTCAACAACCATTGCCGCCGGACACCAAATGGCAGGACTGGCGCGAGCGTAAAGGCGAGCTATTCCAGGCCGTGCGGATGGAAAAAAACATGATGGGCCTGCTGCTCAGTCTGATTGTCGCCGTCGCCGCTTTTAACATCATCACTTCGCTGGGACTGATGGTAATGGAGAAGCAGGGCGAAGTTGCCATTCTGCAAACCCAGGGCCTGACGCCACGGCAGATCATGGCGGTGTTTATGGTACAGGGAGCCAGCGCCGGGATTATCGGCGCGCTGCTGGGTGCCGCGCTGGGCGCGCTGCTCGCCAGCCAGCTCAACAATTTAATGCCGATTATCGGCGCATTTCTGGACGGCGCGGCGCTGCCGGTGGCGATTGAACCGCTGCAGGTGATTGCTATTGCACTGGTGGCGATGGCGATTGCGCTGCTGTCCACGCTTTATCCTTCATGGCGCGCTGCCGCCACTCAACCCGCTGAGGCTTTACGTTATGAATAA
- a CDS encoding NAD(P)/FAD-dependent oxidoreductase, producing MTTPLKKIVIVGGGAGGLELATQLGKKLGRGKKAKITLVDRNHSHLWKPLLHEVATGSLDEGVDALSYLAHARNHHFQFQLGSVIDLNRESKTLTLAELRDEKGELLVPERKLAYDTLIMALGSTSNDFNTPGVKEHCIFLDNPHQARRFHQEMLNLFLKFSANLGANGKVNIAIVGGGATGVELSAELHNAVKQLHSYGYKGLTNEAINVTLVEAGERILPALPPRISGAAHNELTKLGVRVLTQTMVTSADEGGLHTKEGEYIKADLMVWAAGIKAPDFMKELGGLETNRINQLVVEPTLQTTRDADIYAIGDCASCARPEGGFVPPRAQAAHQMATCALHNILAQVKGKPLKAYQYKDHGSLVSLSNFSTVGSLMGNLTRGSMMIEGRIARFVYISLYRMHQIALHGYFKTGLMMLVGSINRVIRPRLKLH from the coding sequence TTGACTACACCATTGAAGAAGATTGTGATTGTAGGCGGTGGTGCTGGCGGTCTTGAGCTGGCAACGCAACTGGGCAAAAAGTTAGGGCGAGGTAAGAAAGCCAAAATCACTCTCGTCGACCGCAACCACAGCCACCTGTGGAAGCCGCTGCTGCATGAAGTGGCGACGGGCTCACTGGATGAAGGTGTGGATGCCCTGAGCTATCTGGCGCATGCGCGAAATCACCACTTCCAGTTCCAGCTTGGGTCGGTTATCGATCTTAATCGCGAAAGCAAAACGTTGACCCTGGCTGAACTGCGCGATGAAAAAGGCGAATTACTGGTGCCTGAGCGCAAGCTGGCTTACGACACGCTGATCATGGCGCTGGGCAGTACCTCTAACGACTTCAACACGCCAGGCGTTAAAGAGCACTGTATTTTCCTCGACAATCCGCATCAGGCGCGTCGTTTCCATCAGGAGATGCTTAACCTGTTCCTCAAGTTCTCGGCGAATCTGGGGGCTAACGGCAAGGTCAATATCGCGATTGTCGGCGGTGGGGCCACCGGGGTTGAGCTGTCTGCAGAGCTGCACAATGCGGTGAAACAGCTCCACAGCTACGGCTACAAAGGGCTGACCAATGAAGCGATCAATGTCACCCTGGTGGAAGCGGGCGAGCGTATTCTGCCTGCGCTGCCGCCGCGTATTTCGGGTGCGGCGCATAACGAACTGACCAAACTCGGCGTGCGTGTGCTTACCCAGACGATGGTGACCAGCGCCGACGAAGGTGGATTGCATACTAAAGAAGGCGAGTATATTAAAGCTGATTTGATGGTCTGGGCCGCAGGCATTAAAGCGCCGGACTTTATGAAAGAGTTGGGTGGACTGGAAACAAACCGCATCAACCAGCTGGTGGTCGAGCCGACGCTGCAAACGACGCGCGATGCTGATATTTACGCCATCGGCGACTGCGCCTCCTGCGCTCGTCCGGAAGGCGGATTTGTCCCGCCACGCGCCCAGGCCGCGCACCAGATGGCAACCTGCGCGCTGCATAACATCCTGGCGCAGGTGAAGGGGAAACCGCTAAAAGCGTATCAGTACAAAGATCATGGTTCGCTGGTATCGCTGTCTAACTTTTCGACCGTCGGTAGCCTGATGGGGAACCTGACCCGCGGCTCCATGATGATCGAAGGACGCATCGCACGCTTTGTATATATTTCGCTATACCGTATGCATCAGATTGCCCTGCACGGCTATTTTAAAACCGGTCTGATGATGCTGGTGGGCAGCATTAACCGGGTGATCCGTCCGCGTCTTAAACTGCACTAA